One stretch of Corvus hawaiiensis isolate bCorHaw1 chromosome 1, bCorHaw1.pri.cur, whole genome shotgun sequence DNA includes these proteins:
- the BTD gene encoding biotinidase isoform X1 gives MILKRFMAFTMVALCWKLPICFLFYQAVSGRVRQEGHYVAAVYEHESILSPTPAALVERRSALELMGRNLDVYEQQVLAAARQGAQIIVFPEDGIHGFNFTRSSIYPYLDFVPHSRSGKWNPCREPYLFNDTEVVQRLSCMALKNKIFLVANLGTKQPCERTDPRCPSDGRYQFNTNVALAADGTLLATYRKHNLYFEYAFDTPPEPDYAFFDTPFAGKFGMFTCFDILFFEPAVNLIRQYNLKQIVYPTAWMNQLPLLSAVEFQQAFATAFNVNILAANIHHPTLGMTGSGIYTPVKSFIYHNMESYGGKLIVAEIPVISADYRTNLESNERFRENLHDSCRTFRSTSLDDEVCFKEQEETPGRVSEKGKEQSPPSFYAEMMYDNFTFVPVWGEKGELQVCANTLCCYLNYQRAVLTDELYALGVFDGLHTVHGTYYVQACALVKCGGLSFSTCGQEVTDATALIDFQLWGNMSTPYIFPLLLTSGITLDFADHMGWKNNYYFLSKNRTSSGLLTAALYGRWYEKD, from the exons ATGATTCTGAAAAG ATTTATGGCATTCACCATGGTGGCTCTGTGCTGGAAGCTGCccatctgctttctcttctaTCAAGCAGTCTCAGGCAGAGTGAGGCAGGAGGGGCACTACGTGGCCGCGGTGTACGAGCACGAGTCCATCCTGAGCCCGACCCCGGCGGCGCTGGTGGAGCGGCGCTCCGCGCTGGAGCTCATGGGCAGGAACCTCGACGTCTATGAGCAGCaggtgctggctgctgccaggcag GGGGCACAGATCATTGTTTTTCCTGAAGATGGAATCCATGGCTTCAACTTCACCAGAAGCTCCATTTACCCTTACTTGGATTTTGTTCCGCATTCACGCTCTGGGAAGTGGAATCCCTGCAGAGAGCCCTATTTGTTCAATGACACAGAG GTCGTTCAGCGCCTGAGCTGCATGGCCCTGAAGAACAAGATATTCCTTGTGGCCAACTTAGGGACCAAGCAGCCGTGTGAGCGCACGGATCCTCGGTGCCCGTCGGATGGGAGGTACCAGTTCAACACCAACGTGGCGTTGGCCGCGGACGGAACGCTGCTGGCCACGTATCGCAAACACAACCTGTACTTCGAATATGCTTTTGACACCCCTCCAGAGCCAGACTACGCATTCTTTGACACCCCTTTTGCTGGCAAGTTTGGCATGTTCACTTGCTTTGATATACTCTTTTTTGAGCCTGCAGTGAACCTCATCAGACAATACAATTTGAAGCAAATTGTTTATCCAACTGCCTGGATGAACCAGCTCCCGCTTTTGTCTGCTGTAGAATTTCAACAAGCTTTTGCAACAGCTTTCAATGTCAATATTTTAGCAGCCAACATCCACCACCCTACTTTGGGCATGACAGGGAGTGGCATATACACTCCAGTCAAATCATTCATCTACCACAACATGGAAAGTTACGGTGGCAAGCTCATAGTAGCAGAAATTCCTGTGATTAGCGCAGATTATAGAACCAATTTAGAGAGTAACGAAAGATTTAGAGAGAACTTACATGACTCATGCAGGACTTTTAGGAGCACCTCACTGGATGATGAAGTTTGCTTTAAGGAGCAAGAAGAGACTCCTGGCAGAGTatctgaaaaaggaaaggaacagtcacctccttccttttatgCAGAAATGATGTATGACAACTTCACTTTTGTTCCtgtatggggggaaaaaggagagcTCCAGGTTTGTGCCAATACCCTTTGTTGTTACTTAAACTATCAGAGAGCTGTTTTAACTGATGAATTATATGCTTTGGGAGTTTTTGATGGGCTCCATACAGTGCATGGCACATACTATGTCCAGGCCTGTGCCTTAGTGAAGTGTGGTGGTCTCAGCTTTAGCACTTGTGGACAGGAGGTCACAGATGCCACTGCTCTGATAGATTTCCAGCTATGGGGGAATATGAGCACCCCTTACATCTTTCCTTTGCTGCTGACATCTGGTATTACCTTGGACTTTGCTGATCACATGGGCTGGAAAAACAACTACTATTTCCTAAGCAAAAATAGAACATCTTCTGGCCTCCTGACAGCTGCTCTCTATGGACGATGGTATGAAAAGGACTAG
- the BTD gene encoding biotinidase isoform X2 gives MAFTMVALCWKLPICFLFYQAVSGRVRQEGHYVAAVYEHESILSPTPAALVERRSALELMGRNLDVYEQQVLAAARQGAQIIVFPEDGIHGFNFTRSSIYPYLDFVPHSRSGKWNPCREPYLFNDTEVVQRLSCMALKNKIFLVANLGTKQPCERTDPRCPSDGRYQFNTNVALAADGTLLATYRKHNLYFEYAFDTPPEPDYAFFDTPFAGKFGMFTCFDILFFEPAVNLIRQYNLKQIVYPTAWMNQLPLLSAVEFQQAFATAFNVNILAANIHHPTLGMTGSGIYTPVKSFIYHNMESYGGKLIVAEIPVISADYRTNLESNERFRENLHDSCRTFRSTSLDDEVCFKEQEETPGRVSEKGKEQSPPSFYAEMMYDNFTFVPVWGEKGELQVCANTLCCYLNYQRAVLTDELYALGVFDGLHTVHGTYYVQACALVKCGGLSFSTCGQEVTDATALIDFQLWGNMSTPYIFPLLLTSGITLDFADHMGWKNNYYFLSKNRTSSGLLTAALYGRWYEKD, from the exons ATGGCATTCACCATGGTGGCTCTGTGCTGGAAGCTGCccatctgctttctcttctaTCAAGCAGTCTCAGGCAGAGTGAGGCAGGAGGGGCACTACGTGGCCGCGGTGTACGAGCACGAGTCCATCCTGAGCCCGACCCCGGCGGCGCTGGTGGAGCGGCGCTCCGCGCTGGAGCTCATGGGCAGGAACCTCGACGTCTATGAGCAGCaggtgctggctgctgccaggcag GGGGCACAGATCATTGTTTTTCCTGAAGATGGAATCCATGGCTTCAACTTCACCAGAAGCTCCATTTACCCTTACTTGGATTTTGTTCCGCATTCACGCTCTGGGAAGTGGAATCCCTGCAGAGAGCCCTATTTGTTCAATGACACAGAG GTCGTTCAGCGCCTGAGCTGCATGGCCCTGAAGAACAAGATATTCCTTGTGGCCAACTTAGGGACCAAGCAGCCGTGTGAGCGCACGGATCCTCGGTGCCCGTCGGATGGGAGGTACCAGTTCAACACCAACGTGGCGTTGGCCGCGGACGGAACGCTGCTGGCCACGTATCGCAAACACAACCTGTACTTCGAATATGCTTTTGACACCCCTCCAGAGCCAGACTACGCATTCTTTGACACCCCTTTTGCTGGCAAGTTTGGCATGTTCACTTGCTTTGATATACTCTTTTTTGAGCCTGCAGTGAACCTCATCAGACAATACAATTTGAAGCAAATTGTTTATCCAACTGCCTGGATGAACCAGCTCCCGCTTTTGTCTGCTGTAGAATTTCAACAAGCTTTTGCAACAGCTTTCAATGTCAATATTTTAGCAGCCAACATCCACCACCCTACTTTGGGCATGACAGGGAGTGGCATATACACTCCAGTCAAATCATTCATCTACCACAACATGGAAAGTTACGGTGGCAAGCTCATAGTAGCAGAAATTCCTGTGATTAGCGCAGATTATAGAACCAATTTAGAGAGTAACGAAAGATTTAGAGAGAACTTACATGACTCATGCAGGACTTTTAGGAGCACCTCACTGGATGATGAAGTTTGCTTTAAGGAGCAAGAAGAGACTCCTGGCAGAGTatctgaaaaaggaaaggaacagtcacctccttccttttatgCAGAAATGATGTATGACAACTTCACTTTTGTTCCtgtatggggggaaaaaggagagcTCCAGGTTTGTGCCAATACCCTTTGTTGTTACTTAAACTATCAGAGAGCTGTTTTAACTGATGAATTATATGCTTTGGGAGTTTTTGATGGGCTCCATACAGTGCATGGCACATACTATGTCCAGGCCTGTGCCTTAGTGAAGTGTGGTGGTCTCAGCTTTAGCACTTGTGGACAGGAGGTCACAGATGCCACTGCTCTGATAGATTTCCAGCTATGGGGGAATATGAGCACCCCTTACATCTTTCCTTTGCTGCTGACATCTGGTATTACCTTGGACTTTGCTGATCACATGGGCTGGAAAAACAACTACTATTTCCTAAGCAAAAATAGAACATCTTCTGGCCTCCTGACAGCTGCTCTCTATGGACGATGGTATGAAAAGGACTAG